The proteins below are encoded in one region of Corvus hawaiiensis isolate bCorHaw1 chromosome 3, bCorHaw1.pri.cur, whole genome shotgun sequence:
- the PLN gene encoding cardiac phospholamban: MEKVQHITRSALRRASTIEVNPQARQRLQELFVNFCLILICLLLICIIVMLI; this comes from the coding sequence ATGGAGAAGGTTCAACACATAACCCGCTCTGCTCTGAGGAGAGCCTCAACTATTGAGGTCAACCCACAAGCACGACAAAGGCTCCAAGAGCTCTTTGTGAATTTCTGCCTGATTTTAATTTGCCTCTTGCTGATCTGTATCATTGTGATGCTTATCTGA